A stretch of the Pseudomonas sp. ACM7 genome encodes the following:
- the argE gene encoding acetylornithine deacetylase: protein MKPRVLDILKRLMAFDTVSSESNMALIEYVRDLLLTKGIESLIVKDETGKKANLFASTGPRELPGILLSGHTDVVPAAGQAWTFPAFQATVQDGRIYGRGSCDMKGFIALAIDAMLDAADSPLSRPLQLALSHDEETGCVGVRRLLDVLHLAPVRPFLCLIGEPTNMQFVLGHKGKGSYRTYCRGLEAHSSLAPRSVNAIHVACDFIAALRQSQQQLQEQGTQDADYDVPYSTVHVGQIVGGKALNIVPNLCTLDFEVRNLPADDLDQFLEQMRERAEVIVREAKKLSSVAAIDIETVNVYPGLDTHPSVEAVRFLKNFAAPDTGTAKVSFGTEGGLFKQRLDVPVVVCGPGSIEQAHKPDEFIEISQMEAGERFLDGLLGSLKQ, encoded by the coding sequence ATGAAACCCCGTGTACTGGATATTCTCAAACGCCTGATGGCCTTCGACACCGTGTCGTCGGAGTCGAACATGGCCCTCATCGAGTACGTGCGTGACTTGCTGCTGACCAAGGGCATCGAGTCGCTGATCGTCAAGGATGAAACCGGCAAAAAGGCCAACCTGTTCGCCAGCACCGGCCCACGCGAGTTGCCGGGGATTCTGCTGTCCGGGCATACCGACGTGGTGCCGGCGGCGGGGCAGGCCTGGACCTTCCCGGCGTTTCAGGCGACGGTGCAGGACGGGCGGATTTACGGCCGTGGCAGTTGCGACATGAAGGGCTTCATTGCATTGGCCATCGACGCCATGCTCGACGCGGCGGACAGCCCGTTGAGCCGGCCGCTGCAACTGGCGCTGTCCCATGACGAAGAAACAGGTTGTGTCGGCGTGCGCCGCTTGCTGGACGTGTTACACCTTGCGCCGGTACGACCGTTTTTGTGCCTGATCGGTGAACCGACCAACATGCAGTTTGTGTTGGGGCACAAGGGCAAGGGTTCTTACCGCACCTACTGTCGGGGCCTGGAAGCGCATTCCTCGCTGGCACCGCGCTCGGTCAATGCGATTCATGTGGCCTGCGATTTCATCGCCGCGCTGCGTCAAAGCCAGCAGCAGTTGCAAGAGCAGGGCACCCAGGATGCGGACTACGACGTGCCCTACAGCACCGTGCATGTCGGACAGATTGTTGGCGGCAAGGCGCTGAACATTGTGCCGAATCTGTGCACCCTGGACTTCGAAGTGCGCAACTTGCCGGCGGACGATCTGGATCAGTTTCTGGAACAGATGCGCGAGCGTGCCGAAGTCATCGTGCGTGAGGCCAAAAAACTGTCCAGTGTCGCCGCGATCGACATTGAAACCGTCAACGTCTATCCCGGCCTCGATACGCACCCGAGCGTCGAAGCGGTGCGCTTCCTGAAGAACTTCGCCGCGCCGGATACCGGCACCGCCAAAGTATCGTTCGGCACCGAAGGCGGGCTGTTCAAGCAGCGTCTGGATGTGCCGGTGGTGGTCTGCGGCCCGGGCTCGATCGAACAGGCGCACAAGCCGGACGAGTTCATCGAGATCAGCCAGATGGAGGCCGGTGAGCGGTTTCTTGATGGCCTGCTGGGTTCCCTGAAGCAGTAA
- the gabT gene encoding 4-aminobutyrate--2-oxoglutarate transaminase — translation MNSKVDETPHLLRQRDQFVPRGLVTAHPLVIDRAQGAELWDVDGKRYLDFVGGIGVLNIGHNHPKVVAAVQAQLQKVSHACFQVVAYKPYLDLAQRLCEMIGGKEAYKAAFFTSGAEAVENAVKIARAHTNRSAVIAFRGGFHGRTLLGTTLTGMSQPYKQNFGPFAPEVFHTPYPNAYRGVTSEMALKALDELLATQVAPERVAAIIIEPVQGDGGFLSAPAEFLQALRALTEKHGIVLILDEIQTGFGRTGKWFGFQHAGIQPDLVTVAKSLAGGLPLSGVVGKAEIMDAPLPGGLGGTYGGNALSCAAALAVIEAFEQEQLLARSEALGERLRQGLLRLQARHGQIGDVRGAGFMLAIELIKNDEARSPDADLNQRLIDEARAGGLLVIKCGVYRNVLRFLAPLVTTEEQVDEALQILEAALARVLN, via the coding sequence ATGAATAGCAAAGTCGACGAAACCCCTCATTTGCTTCGTCAGCGCGATCAATTCGTGCCGCGTGGCTTGGTTACCGCTCACCCGTTGGTGATCGATCGCGCCCAAGGTGCCGAGTTGTGGGACGTGGACGGCAAGCGCTACCTGGATTTTGTCGGCGGCATCGGTGTGCTGAACATCGGTCACAACCACCCGAAGGTGGTCGCTGCGGTGCAGGCGCAATTGCAAAAGGTCTCTCACGCCTGTTTCCAGGTGGTGGCCTATAAGCCTTATCTCGATCTGGCCCAGCGCCTGTGTGAAATGATCGGTGGCAAAGAAGCGTATAAAGCGGCGTTCTTTACCTCCGGTGCCGAGGCGGTGGAAAACGCGGTGAAGATCGCCCGCGCTCACACCAACCGCTCGGCCGTGATCGCCTTTCGCGGCGGCTTCCACGGCCGTACCTTGCTCGGCACCACGCTGACCGGCATGAGCCAGCCGTACAAGCAGAACTTCGGGCCGTTCGCGCCGGAGGTCTTCCACACTCCGTATCCGAATGCCTATCGCGGCGTCACCAGCGAGATGGCGCTCAAGGCCCTCGACGAGTTGCTGGCCACCCAGGTTGCCCCTGAGCGTGTCGCCGCGATCATCATCGAACCGGTGCAGGGCGACGGTGGTTTCCTGTCGGCGCCGGCGGAGTTTCTCCAGGCCCTGCGCGCGCTGACGGAAAAGCACGGCATCGTGCTGATTCTTGATGAAATCCAGACCGGTTTCGGCCGTACCGGGAAGTGGTTCGGTTTCCAGCACGCCGGCATTCAGCCGGACTTGGTGACCGTCGCCAAGAGCCTGGCCGGTGGCTTGCCGTTGTCCGGGGTGGTCGGCAAGGCCGAGATCATGGACGCGCCGCTACCCGGTGGCCTGGGCGGCACGTACGGTGGCAATGCCTTGTCTTGCGCCGCCGCGCTGGCGGTGATCGAGGCTTTCGAGCAGGAACAATTGCTGGCCCGCAGCGAAGCACTGGGCGAGCGTTTGCGTCAGGGGCTGCTGCGTTTGCAGGCCCGTCACGGGCAAATCGGCGACGTGCGCGGCGCCGGGTTCATGCTGGCGATCGAATTGATCAAAAATGATGAGGCCCGCTCGCCGGACGCCGACCTGAATCAGCGACTGATCGATGAAGCCCGGGCCGGTGGTTTGCTGGTGATCAAATGCGGTGTGTACCGCAACGTGTTGCGCTTCCTCGCACCGCTGGTGACCACCGAAGAACAGGTCGATGAAGCGCTGCAGATTCTTGAAGCAGCATTGGCACGGGTCTTGAACTGA
- a CDS encoding glyoxylate/hydroxypyruvate reductase A, protein MALLYKADPVRGEQWQALFAEHAPDIEWRAWPDIGDPSEIEYLGAWQAPDDLETLLPNLKVLFALSAGVDQLDLSRLPVSLPVVRLLDPGITRGMCEYASFAVLSLHRDMLRYRQQQMARCWQAHLLQPATTRRIGVMGLGTQAQQILATLQPLGFALSGWARSAHQVAGVECYAGREQLPAFLSQCDILLCVLPLTEQTQGILDRELFRQLPHGAALINMGRGGHLVESDLLEALDSGQLSGAVLDVLLEEPAPADHPFWDHPQILLTPHIAAMTQPESAFGVLLENIRRHQRGEPMVGQIDRTQGY, encoded by the coding sequence ATGGCCCTGCTTTATAAAGCTGACCCTGTGCGCGGCGAACAGTGGCAAGCGCTGTTCGCCGAACACGCCCCGGATATCGAATGGCGCGCCTGGCCGGACATCGGTGATCCGTCTGAGATTGAATACTTGGGCGCATGGCAGGCACCGGATGATCTGGAAACGCTGCTGCCAAATCTGAAAGTGTTGTTCGCGTTGTCCGCCGGGGTCGATCAACTGGACCTCAGTCGCTTGCCCGTGAGCTTGCCGGTGGTGCGCCTGCTGGACCCCGGCATCACCCGCGGCATGTGCGAGTACGCCAGTTTCGCGGTGCTGAGCCTGCACCGGGACATGCTTCGCTATCGCCAGCAGCAAATGGCGCGGTGCTGGCAAGCGCACTTGCTGCAACCGGCGACCACGCGCCGGATCGGGGTCATGGGCCTTGGCACCCAGGCTCAGCAGATTCTGGCGACATTGCAGCCGTTGGGCTTTGCCTTGTCGGGTTGGGCGCGCAGTGCGCATCAGGTCGCTGGCGTGGAATGCTATGCCGGGCGCGAGCAACTGCCGGCGTTCCTCAGCCAGTGCGACATTCTGCTGTGCGTGCTGCCGCTGACTGAGCAGACCCAGGGCATTCTTGATCGTGAGTTGTTCCGGCAATTGCCCCATGGCGCGGCGTTGATCAACATGGGCCGTGGCGGGCATCTGGTGGAAAGTGATCTGCTGGAGGCGCTGGACAGCGGGCAGCTCAGTGGCGCGGTGCTCGATGTACTACTGGAAGAACCGGCGCCGGCGGATCATCCGTTTTGGGACCATCCGCAGATTCTGCTGACACCGCATATTGCCGCGATGACGCAGCCGGAGAGTGCGTTTGGGGTGTTGTTGGAGAATATTCGGCGGCATCAAAGAGGCGAGCCGATGGTGGGCCAAATCGATCGCACCCAAGGTTACTGA
- a CDS encoding NAD-dependent succinate-semialdehyde dehydrogenase: protein MLNNRLKDPSLLAELAYVDGQWIGADNAATLDVIDPASGQLIGRVPAMQGAETRRAIEAAEKAWPAWRARPAAERAALLERWYQAMIDNLDDLALIMTCEQGKPLNEAKGEIRYGAGFVKWFAEEARRVYGETMPAPSGDRRLLTLKQPVGVCAAITPWNFPNAMITRKCAPALAAGCPIIVKPSDLTPLSALALAVLAERVGIPAGVFNVLTGMPAGIGEELTGNPSVRKISFTGSTAVGRLLMRQSAEHIKRLSLELGGNAPFIVFDDADLEQAVAGIMLSKFRNAGQTCVCANRILVQDGIYERFAQRLVEEVGKLKVGNGLDADVTIGPLINPAAVSKVARHIDDALSQGARLLCGGIPEGDSQFVQPTVLGEAHAGMLLANEETFGPVAPLMRFTDEAEALALANATPYGLGAYYFTQDLRRSWRFGEALEFGMVGLNTGIISMEVAPFGGIKQSGLGREGSKYGLDEYLEVKAFHIGGL, encoded by the coding sequence ATGCTCAATAATCGTTTGAAAGACCCCAGCCTTTTGGCAGAACTTGCCTATGTCGACGGGCAGTGGATCGGCGCCGACAACGCCGCGACCCTGGACGTCATTGACCCGGCCAGCGGTCAGTTGATTGGCCGCGTACCGGCGATGCAAGGCGCGGAAACCCGTCGCGCCATCGAAGCGGCCGAAAAAGCCTGGCCGGCCTGGCGCGCTCGCCCGGCAGCGGAACGTGCGGCGCTGCTGGAGCGATGGTATCAGGCCATGATCGACAACCTCGACGACCTGGCGCTGATCATGACCTGCGAACAGGGCAAACCGTTGAACGAAGCCAAAGGCGAAATTCGCTACGGCGCCGGTTTCGTCAAATGGTTCGCCGAGGAGGCCCGGCGGGTCTACGGCGAAACCATGCCGGCCCCCAGCGGTGACCGCCGACTGCTGACGCTCAAGCAACCGGTGGGAGTTTGCGCCGCGATCACCCCGTGGAATTTCCCCAACGCGATGATCACCCGTAAATGCGCACCAGCCCTGGCGGCCGGGTGCCCGATCATCGTCAAACCCTCGGACCTGACGCCGTTGTCAGCCCTCGCCCTGGCGGTGTTGGCCGAACGGGTCGGCATCCCGGCCGGGGTGTTCAACGTGTTGACCGGCATGCCCGCCGGGATCGGCGAAGAGCTGACCGGCAACCCGAGCGTGCGCAAGATTTCCTTCACCGGCTCCACCGCCGTCGGCCGCTTGCTGATGCGCCAAAGCGCCGAACACATCAAGCGCTTGAGCCTGGAACTGGGCGGCAACGCGCCGTTCATTGTGTTCGATGACGCTGACCTTGAGCAGGCGGTGGCCGGCATCATGCTCAGCAAGTTTCGCAACGCCGGGCAAACCTGCGTCTGCGCCAATCGCATTCTGGTGCAGGATGGCATCTACGAACGCTTCGCCCAGCGCCTGGTGGAGGAGGTGGGCAAGCTCAAGGTCGGCAACGGCCTGGACGCCGACGTCACCATCGGCCCGCTGATCAACCCGGCGGCGGTGAGCAAAGTCGCGCGGCACATCGACGATGCCCTGAGCCAGGGCGCACGTTTGCTCTGCGGCGGGATTCCCGAGGGCGACAGCCAGTTTGTTCAACCCACGGTACTCGGCGAGGCCCACGCAGGCATGCTGCTGGCCAACGAAGAAACCTTTGGCCCGGTGGCGCCGTTGATGCGCTTTACCGATGAAGCCGAAGCCCTCGCGCTGGCCAATGCCACGCCTTACGGTTTGGGTGCCTACTATTTCACCCAGGACTTGCGTCGTTCATGGCGTTTCGGCGAGGCGCTGGAATTCGGCATGGTCGGCCTCAACACCGGGATCATTTCCATGGAAGTCGCCCCGTTCGGCGGCATCAAACAGTCAGGCCTAGGCCGCGAAGGCAGCAAGTACGGCCTGGACGAATACCTTGAAGTCAAAGCCTTCCACATCGGTGGGCTGTAA
- a CDS encoding tartrate dehydrogenase, protein MSKTFKIAAIAGDGIGKEVLPEGLRVLKQAAKKWQLDLSIEVLDWAHCDYYLEHGQMMPDDWFEQLKGFDAIYFGAVGWPDKVPDHISLWGSLLKFRRDFDQYVNIRPVRLFPGVPCPLAGRKPGDIDFVVIRENTEGEYSSVGGKMFEGTEHEFVLQESVFTRRGVDRILKFAFELAQTRPRKRLTAATKSNGISISMPYWDERTALMAAQYPDITWDKQHIDILCARFVLQPDRFDVVVASNLFGDILSDLGPACAGTIGIAPSANLDPERRFPSLFEPVHGSAPDIYGQNIANPIAMIWSGALMLDFLGNGDERYRAAHDGILQAIEDVIANGPITPDLGGKGSTQEVGKAIADIL, encoded by the coding sequence ATGAGCAAGACATTCAAAATCGCCGCGATTGCCGGCGATGGCATCGGCAAGGAAGTCCTGCCGGAAGGGCTGCGAGTACTGAAGCAAGCAGCGAAGAAGTGGCAGCTGGATCTGAGCATTGAAGTGCTCGATTGGGCGCATTGCGATTACTACCTGGAACACGGGCAAATGATGCCCGACGACTGGTTCGAACAGCTCAAAGGCTTCGACGCGATCTACTTCGGCGCCGTGGGCTGGCCGGACAAAGTGCCAGACCACATTTCCCTGTGGGGTTCGCTGCTCAAGTTCCGTCGGGACTTCGATCAGTACGTGAACATTCGCCCTGTGCGGCTGTTCCCCGGCGTGCCGTGCCCCTTGGCCGGACGCAAACCGGGGGACATCGATTTCGTGGTGATCCGCGAGAACACCGAGGGCGAGTATTCGTCGGTGGGCGGCAAGATGTTCGAAGGCACCGAGCATGAGTTCGTGCTGCAAGAGTCGGTGTTTACCCGACGCGGCGTGGACCGGATTCTCAAGTTCGCCTTCGAGCTGGCCCAGACCCGGCCGCGCAAGCGCCTGACGGCAGCGACCAAGTCCAACGGGATTTCCATCAGCATGCCGTACTGGGACGAGCGCACCGCATTGATGGCGGCGCAGTACCCGGACATCACTTGGGACAAGCAGCACATCGACATTCTGTGCGCGCGTTTCGTGCTGCAACCGGACCGGTTTGATGTGGTGGTGGCGTCGAACCTGTTCGGCGACATTCTGTCCGACCTGGGGCCGGCGTGTGCAGGGACCATTGGTATTGCGCCGTCGGCCAACCTCGATCCCGAACGCCGCTTTCCGTCGCTGTTCGAGCCGGTGCATGGCTCGGCGCCGGACATCTATGGGCAGAACATCGCCAACCCCATTGCGATGATCTGGTCGGGGGCGTTGATGCTGGATTTCCTGGGGAATGGAGATGAGCGCTATCGCGCGGCGCATGACGGGATTTTGCAGGCGATCGAGGATGTGATTGCCAATGGGCCGATTACGCCGGATTTGGGAGGGAAGGGGTCGACTCAGGAGGTTGGCAAAGCCATCGCCGACATTCTTTAA